One region of Pseudoalteromonas sp. R3 genomic DNA includes:
- a CDS encoding formyltransferase family protein produces MEVKYALFSGSCLCLTAVQYLLQRGQLSCVVLIEAEPNPDLVQLQRFLHHHQIPMLQYKTESDDALIADLDRLGANSGIAYLFKHKLRAKLINFFAGDVLNIHPSALPDYRGPMPVFWQLKNGADTVRLTLHKVAEQLDTGDIATHIDLPVHPFDTSQCFHQKIAQAVPALLEQFAQQQAAGTLNWQAQSEHIEIDGEQCEPRYAAHVQVEDLLIDWRHHTSTEIVNLARAANAELGGARFKFREGMLQLMQASSMEYKLAGIKPGTILELDRSKGLLVKTVDGAIRLDTILTEQGIFDGYRFAVLFGLEPGLEVAASSEGRM; encoded by the coding sequence ATGGAAGTTAAATATGCTTTATTCAGCGGCAGTTGCTTGTGCCTGACCGCTGTACAGTACCTACTGCAAAGAGGTCAACTTAGCTGTGTTGTTTTGATTGAAGCTGAACCCAATCCGGATCTCGTTCAGTTGCAGCGTTTTTTGCACCACCATCAAATTCCCATGCTGCAATATAAAACAGAGTCTGACGACGCCTTGATTGCCGATCTCGACAGGTTGGGTGCAAACAGTGGCATAGCCTATTTGTTCAAACATAAGCTGCGCGCCAAGTTGATAAATTTTTTTGCAGGTGACGTACTTAACATTCACCCCAGTGCACTGCCTGATTATCGCGGCCCAATGCCTGTGTTCTGGCAACTTAAGAATGGCGCAGACACCGTAAGACTGACTTTACACAAAGTCGCTGAGCAGCTTGATACTGGCGATATTGCTACACACATTGATTTACCTGTACACCCTTTTGATACTTCGCAATGTTTTCATCAGAAGATAGCCCAGGCCGTTCCCGCATTGCTTGAACAGTTTGCTCAGCAGCAGGCCGCAGGTACTTTGAACTGGCAAGCGCAAAGTGAACATATCGAAATTGATGGTGAGCAGTGTGAACCTCGTTATGCAGCGCATGTGCAGGTGGAAGATTTATTGATCGACTGGCGACATCATACCAGCACCGAGATTGTGAACCTGGCGCGTGCAGCAAATGCCGAATTGGGTGGTGCCCGGTTTAAATTTCGTGAAGGCATGCTGCAGCTTATGCAAGCCAGTAGTATGGAGTATAAGCTGGCAGGCATTAAGCCAGGCACGATTTTAGAGCTCGACAGGAGCAAAGGGCTATTAGTTAAAACGGTTGATGGCGCGATTCGACTGGATACGATTTTAACCGAGCAAGGTATTTTTGATGGTTATCGGTTTGCTGTGCTGTTTGGACTTGAACCTGGTTTAGAAGTGGCAGCCTCATCTGAGGGCAGAATGTAG
- a CDS encoding tail fiber protein, with the protein MSTDPYIGSMGTFGGAFTIRNFAMCLGQTMAISQNQALFALIGTIYGGDARTTYALPDLRGRSPVGAGVRPGGMDYRQGERQGTELVGIEIIHMPAHSHTAIFTPLGGTNPVSGTLQVATNAANTKTPDSSSYIAANNSEGFFKAGFESANLTTIEGLTVSGGGSAGGTVTVTNTGGSAPLNILNPVLPVNWLIATDGVFPPRN; encoded by the coding sequence ATGTCTACTGACCCGTATATTGGCTCAATGGGTACCTTCGGCGGTGCTTTTACAATCAGAAATTTTGCAATGTGTTTAGGCCAGACTATGGCTATTTCACAAAATCAGGCGTTATTTGCGTTAATCGGAACCATTTATGGCGGTGATGCGCGTACTACATACGCGTTGCCAGATCTGCGCGGTCGCAGCCCTGTGGGCGCTGGTGTGCGCCCAGGTGGTATGGACTATCGTCAAGGTGAAAGACAAGGTACTGAACTGGTAGGTATTGAGATTATTCATATGCCTGCGCACTCTCATACTGCGATTTTTACGCCGCTGGGTGGTACAAATCCTGTAAGTGGCACGCTACAGGTCGCTACTAATGCGGCCAACACTAAGACCCCTGATAGCAGCTCTTACATAGCAGCAAATAATAGTGAAGGTTTCTTCAAAGCAGGTTTTGAGTCAGCAAATCTGACAACTATTGAGGGGTTAACCGTATCCGGTGGTGGTTCAGCAGGAGGGACTGTCACTGTCACTAACACGGGTGGCTCTGCACCTTTGAATATATTAAACCCGGTATTACCGGTTAACTGGCTGATTGCAACAGACGGGGTATTCCCTCCTCGTAACTAA